The following coding sequences lie in one Moritella viscosa genomic window:
- a CDS encoding membrane protein, translated as MAKIVLKQEDKLSFKLNHLIPQGGYRRVDVYFLLPNEMGINPQTLTEEDYFYRGIQGKRAYYSEGLHLPLVQSRFASRMKRSPDEYRVNLNLFAYQFAKAFEKDISNIQQQIEPQLFYSALIELNDVAKSIIKKFRRNAPADEKLKAYFNNVDNYLSWFSEQCCYKALSKRKKSNEFLDERAEIIGFCRGEAKYRLENGYNSANTLLDPNRIANKMRLLRRLIEHGVIFKEATQQLGKHQQKIVKGTATSLVMVIVLSMIFFAQGELKGLTYALIAVLSVIYGFREIFKDEFNNTLWRWIRKGRPKWSRNLIDTSNKQIISKQRIWLDYIKQSKLPIVVRDVLYRRRPQNKQESILLHYRLDTRVSHKGFQAGYDRMQEQIYFSVRPLIRYLERGTGAVYTEHDSKISKEAIERRYQVNVVVGLKDDSAKVLYQRHKITVNRSGILDIEAADIFSEIL; from the coding sequence GTGGCTAAGATTGTTTTAAAGCAAGAAGATAAATTATCATTTAAACTTAATCACCTTATCCCACAAGGTGGTTATCGTCGTGTTGATGTGTATTTTTTATTACCTAATGAGATGGGAATCAATCCGCAGACATTGACGGAAGAAGATTATTTCTATCGTGGAATTCAAGGTAAGCGCGCGTATTATTCTGAAGGTTTACACCTCCCGTTAGTACAAAGCCGTTTTGCAAGTCGTATGAAACGTTCTCCAGACGAATATCGCGTTAACTTAAATCTATTTGCTTATCAATTTGCTAAAGCCTTCGAAAAAGATATTAGTAATATTCAACAGCAAATCGAACCGCAATTATTCTATTCTGCGTTAATTGAGCTTAATGATGTCGCAAAATCAATTATTAAGAAGTTTCGTCGTAATGCCCCAGCAGATGAAAAATTAAAAGCTTACTTCAATAATGTGGACAATTATTTGTCATGGTTTAGTGAACAATGCTGCTATAAGGCTTTATCAAAACGGAAAAAGAGTAATGAATTTCTTGATGAACGGGCTGAAATCATAGGTTTCTGTCGTGGTGAAGCTAAGTACCGTTTAGAAAATGGCTATAACTCAGCAAATACTTTATTAGACCCGAATCGAATTGCGAATAAAATGCGTTTATTACGTCGTTTGATTGAACATGGCGTGATTTTTAAAGAAGCAACTCAGCAATTGGGTAAACATCAACAAAAAATCGTAAAAGGTACAGCAACGTCACTCGTGATGGTGATTGTATTAAGCATGATCTTTTTTGCTCAAGGTGAATTGAAAGGTTTAACCTATGCTTTAATTGCTGTGTTATCGGTCATTTATGGTTTCAGGGAGATCTTTAAAGATGAATTTAATAACACGTTATGGCGTTGGATCCGTAAGGGGCGCCCAAAATGGTCAAGAAATCTAATTGACACATCAAATAAACAAATTATTTCCAAGCAGCGTATATGGCTGGACTACATTAAACAGAGTAAATTACCAATTGTTGTACGTGACGTATTATATCGTCGTCGTCCGCAAAACAAGCAAGAATCAATTCTATTACACTATCGCCTTGATACTCGAGTAAGTCACAAAGGTTTCCAAGCGGGCTATGATCGTATGCAAGAGCAGATCTATTTTAGTGTGCGTCCACTTATTCGTTATTTAGAGCGTGGAACTGGTGCAGTCTATACAGAACATGATAGTAAAATCAGTAAAGAAGCGATTGAAAGGCGTTATCAAGTCAACGTAGTTGTCGGGTTAAAGGATGATAGTGCTAAAGTCCTTTACCAGCGCCATAAAATAACAGTTAATCGATCTGGTATTCTTGATATTGAAGCTGCTGATATATTTAGTGAGATCCTTTAA
- a CDS encoding HTH-type transcriptional regulator, AraC family yields MDGQGDVIGGWLVALYKALQWKGIEPLELLSKSDINMNEITHVGSRVPVSLCNKLFDQSVVLTDDPLLPIKVSQCIVATTFHALGYALQASSSLQDAFTRLVHYDHVLSSTCRINLSEDETYCYLALNLNETESDINRIGDQLELTMLLSIIKICRDLSNPGFAPTKIYTTVDSRCREQFEAHTGCSIEFNSSKSMLVMDRELLSKRLPNFAPDLMLLSDQAADDYLAGLTSNNVVSKVRSEVVSRMATGIPNIDLVAEKLNFSQRSLQRKLNDSGTSYKDLVENIRQTIAEQHLNQNLLSLGEISYLLGFSNVANFSRAFKRWKGVTPGAYRGEHYHS; encoded by the coding sequence ATGGACGGACAAGGGGATGTTATTGGTGGTTGGCTTGTTGCGCTCTATAAAGCCTTACAATGGAAAGGTATAGAACCTCTCGAACTGCTATCTAAATCAGACATTAACATGAATGAAATTACACATGTAGGCAGCCGTGTGCCGGTTAGTCTGTGTAATAAACTCTTCGATCAATCTGTAGTGTTAACAGATGATCCATTATTACCAATCAAAGTTAGCCAATGTATTGTCGCGACAACATTTCACGCACTTGGTTATGCATTACAAGCATCCTCGTCTTTACAAGATGCATTTACCCGTCTAGTTCATTATGACCATGTTTTGAGTAGTACATGCCGCATTAATTTAAGCGAGGATGAAACGTATTGTTACCTTGCGTTAAACCTGAATGAGACCGAAAGTGATATTAATCGTATTGGCGACCAACTTGAATTAACCATGCTGCTGTCCATCATCAAAATATGTCGTGATCTTTCTAATCCAGGCTTTGCACCAACTAAGATATACACGACTGTCGACAGTCGTTGTCGTGAACAATTTGAAGCCCATACTGGATGTTCGATTGAATTTAATTCGAGTAAATCTATGCTGGTCATGGATCGTGAACTGTTATCAAAACGTCTTCCTAATTTTGCGCCTGATCTCATGTTATTAAGTGATCAGGCGGCAGATGATTATCTCGCAGGGCTGACGAGTAATAATGTTGTAAGTAAAGTACGTTCAGAAGTCGTTTCACGGATGGCGACTGGCATACCAAATATTGACCTGGTGGCTGAAAAATTAAATTTCAGTCAGCGTAGCTTACAGCGAAAATTGAATGATTCAGGGACGAGTTATAAGGACTTAGTTGAAAATATTCGTCAAACCATAGCCGAGCAACACCTAAATCAAAACCTCTTATCTTTGGGGGAAATAAGTTATTTATTGGGCTTTTCTAATGTGGCCAATTTTTCTCGTGCTTTTAAGCGCTGGAAAGGGGTCACACCAGGTGCATATCGAGGAGAACATTATCATTCGTAA
- the bioF gene encoding 8-amino-7-oxononanoate synthase: MAFEFITQGLRQQQVNSLLRTRASSNGAINFSANDYLGLSTHPELISAWQSGANEYGVGSGGSFLVTGYTNAHAALEENLAEITGYESSLLFNSGYTANQALIKALLGKNDLLVQDKLNHASLIEAGVYSPATMKRFKHNDCEHLAQILTQNRHQHTNSLVVTEGVFSMDGDKSNLHAISQQCKTHDSWLLVDDAHGFGVLPKGQNSLKQHSLLAHDVDLYMATFGKAVGVSGAFVAASKDVIEYLVNFSKPYIYSTAMPAAMAVCIDKALTIMATETWRVAHLSQLITYFKQQCFLRNITLMPSDTAIQPLIIGDANKAMKISQYLASKGLLVKAIRPPTVPAGSSRLRIALSASHRIEDIDLLLNCLKDALDDSTRGLHD; the protein is encoded by the coding sequence ATGGCTTTTGAATTTATTACACAAGGGTTACGCCAGCAGCAAGTAAATTCCTTGTTACGCACGCGGGCGAGCAGTAATGGTGCTATTAATTTTTCTGCGAATGATTATTTAGGGTTATCGACACATCCAGAGCTAATCAGTGCGTGGCAGAGTGGGGCAAACGAATATGGCGTTGGTAGCGGCGGCTCTTTTTTAGTCACAGGTTATACTAACGCTCATGCCGCACTGGAAGAAAATTTAGCTGAAATAACAGGATATGAATCTAGTCTACTATTTAATTCAGGCTACACTGCCAACCAAGCGTTAATCAAGGCCTTGTTAGGTAAAAATGATTTATTGGTTCAGGATAAACTAAATCATGCTTCGTTAATTGAAGCGGGTGTTTATTCGCCTGCTACCATGAAACGTTTTAAACATAACGACTGTGAGCACCTTGCTCAAATCTTGACTCAAAACCGCCATCAACATACGAATTCACTCGTGGTGACTGAAGGTGTGTTTAGCATGGATGGTGATAAGTCTAATTTACATGCGATTAGTCAGCAATGTAAAACGCATGACAGCTGGTTGTTAGTTGATGATGCTCATGGTTTTGGTGTTCTTCCAAAGGGACAAAATAGCCTAAAGCAGCATAGCTTATTAGCCCATGATGTTGATTTATATATGGCGACTTTTGGAAAGGCGGTTGGTGTATCGGGCGCATTTGTTGCTGCTTCCAAAGACGTTATCGAATATCTGGTTAATTTTTCAAAACCGTATATTTACTCGACAGCTATGCCAGCGGCTATGGCGGTATGTATTGATAAAGCCTTGACGATCATGGCAACAGAAACATGGCGTGTTGCACATTTAAGTCAACTTATTACTTATTTTAAACAGCAATGTTTTTTACGTAATATCACCTTAATGCCATCTGATACAGCCATTCAACCACTCATTATTGGTGATGCAAATAAAGCAATGAAGATCAGTCAATATCTAGCGAGCAAAGGTTTGTTAGTAAAAGCCATTCGACCGCCGACGGTGCCGGCAGGTTCATCTCGTTTGCGTATTGCCCTATCAGCCAGTCATCGTATTGAAGATATTGATTTATTACTGAACTGTCTAAAGGATGCGCTAGATGATAGTACAAGGGGGCTGCATGATTGA
- the bioD gene encoding dethiobiotin synthetase, whose amino-acid sequence MTNHRKKVFITGTDTDVGKTVISCAILEYANNLGFKTVGLKPISAGCELTSVGLRNEDALLLQQHASHNLDYDIINPIAYQEPIAPHIAAQKKGEFIDLTLVDTALTKVPDDIDFTVIEGAGGWHLPVDSSYYFSSWVAENKLDVILVVGVKLGCLNHAILSAQAIQHSGANFVGWVANSLTADIANYDEMIETLTVALPAPLMGKMPYLSSIEDKQEKSANYLDLTSYLAL is encoded by the coding sequence ATGACAAATCATAGGAAAAAAGTATTTATTACCGGTACTGATACGGACGTTGGTAAGACGGTGATTAGTTGTGCGATCCTTGAATACGCCAATAATTTAGGTTTTAAAACTGTGGGGTTAAAGCCTATTTCTGCCGGTTGTGAATTAACCTCTGTGGGTTTACGTAATGAAGATGCCTTGTTGTTACAGCAACATGCATCACATAACCTAGATTACGATATCATTAATCCCATTGCTTATCAGGAACCGATTGCACCGCATATCGCAGCACAGAAAAAAGGTGAGTTTATTGATCTCACGTTAGTAGATACTGCTCTCACTAAGGTGCCGGATGATATCGATTTTACCGTTATTGAAGGTGCTGGAGGCTGGCATCTTCCTGTTGATAGCAGTTACTATTTTTCCTCTTGGGTAGCTGAAAATAAGTTAGATGTTATTCTTGTAGTAGGGGTTAAGTTAGGTTGTTTGAATCATGCGATACTATCAGCGCAAGCGATTCAACATTCAGGCGCTAATTTTGTTGGTTGGGTTGCGAACAGTTTGACGGCCGATATTGCTAATTATGATGAAATGATAGAAACATTAACGGTGGCATTACCTGCTCCGCTAATGGGAAAAATGCCTTATTTGTCATCAATTGAAGATAAACAGGAAAAATCAGCCAACTATTTGGATTTAACTTCTTATTTAGCGTTGTAA
- the bioC gene encoding biotin synthesis protein: MIDKNAVARCFGKAAASYDQHALLQRLSSDKLLQYLPVVPDMMSPYMTTVDLGCGSGALLPTLAECSEKLIAVDLSFGMLSHAQEHHQLTTPTYWLNGDAEALPLKSNSIDLCVSNLALQWCDDLATPLLETSRCLKRGGLMLFSTLVAGSLDELTQSWITVNAHRHVNRFLSEGEIKVALLKSGLSVESFQIETQRMHYSSVKEVMLSLKGIGANHVHNKDAKPTTQGELRAFKSNYEKRRDNQGLLPLSYKLAYCLLRKR, translated from the coding sequence ATGATTGATAAAAATGCTGTTGCACGTTGTTTTGGTAAAGCGGCTGCGAGTTATGACCAACATGCACTATTACAGCGATTATCCAGCGATAAGTTATTGCAGTACTTACCTGTGGTGCCGGATATGATGAGCCCCTATATGACGACTGTCGATCTTGGCTGTGGTAGCGGGGCATTATTACCAACATTAGCGGAGTGTAGTGAAAAGTTGATTGCGGTTGATTTATCTTTTGGCATGCTTTCTCACGCCCAAGAGCATCATCAATTAACCACACCTACTTATTGGCTTAATGGTGATGCGGAGGCGCTACCATTAAAGTCTAATAGCATTGACTTGTGTGTCTCTAATTTAGCATTGCAGTGGTGCGATGATTTAGCTACGCCGTTACTTGAAACATCGCGTTGCTTAAAACGAGGAGGCTTGATGTTATTCAGTACCTTAGTCGCGGGCAGTCTTGATGAACTGACGCAATCATGGATAACCGTGAATGCGCATCGTCATGTAAATCGTTTTTTGTCTGAAGGTGAAATTAAAGTAGCGCTATTAAAATCGGGTTTGAGTGTTGAGAGTTTTCAAATTGAAACTCAAAGGATGCATTACTCAAGTGTTAAAGAAGTCATGTTAAGTTTAAAAGGCATTGGTGCTAACCATGTACATAACAAAGACGCGAAACCCACAACGCAGGGTGAGCTGAGGGCATTCAAATCTAATTATGAAAAGCGACGTGATAACCAAGGCTTGTTACCGCTTAGCTATAAGCTGGCTTACTGCTTATTGCGTAAACGTTAA
- a CDS encoding putative exported protein: MPNMDKKLLALLCTLSLPVHSAGEEQVLNTANDYVDNNVLLVAAEMNNLAEKSVFLEIDNYANRQILVGEYGRILVRENSDSTWLQANVPVQTTITAVDFIDGQVAWAVGHQGVILKTTDGGHNWSKVFDGLQLTSLLKSSLETQVVTLTAAFEQAEAASLDEDMLDELEMQLDDTLYKLEDLTINSGIEISFFDVLFSTADYGLVIGAYGAMLETKDGGNSWEYIGFKVPNPEGFHLNALTTDAENNIYVIGEAGLGIATSDQGQTWRSLDIDYLGSLFGIEVQGKTLYSYGLRGNMFVSKNQGETWKHLDTGVTNHIFSADWLNNKELLLVGAGGLKLVYDGHVFNDISKSNQRIDITSVKIIDGNVVTTGLRGWQSSLKNELVQGGLK, from the coding sequence ATGCCAAATATGGATAAAAAATTGTTGGCGCTATTATGTACATTAAGTTTACCAGTACATAGTGCAGGCGAGGAGCAAGTGTTAAACACAGCAAACGATTATGTAGATAATAATGTGCTATTGGTCGCAGCTGAAATGAATAATCTTGCAGAGAAAAGTGTTTTTTTAGAAATTGATAATTATGCTAATCGACAAATATTAGTTGGTGAGTACGGCCGTATTTTGGTTCGAGAAAATAGTGATTCCACTTGGCTTCAGGCTAATGTTCCCGTGCAAACGACGATAACCGCTGTAGACTTTATTGATGGTCAAGTTGCTTGGGCGGTGGGGCATCAAGGTGTCATATTAAAAACAACGGATGGTGGTCATAATTGGAGTAAGGTTTTTGATGGTCTTCAATTAACGAGCCTGCTTAAATCAAGTTTAGAAACTCAAGTTGTAACGTTAACTGCTGCATTTGAACAGGCCGAAGCTGCGAGCCTAGATGAAGATATGTTGGATGAACTTGAAATGCAACTTGATGATACGTTGTATAAATTAGAAGATTTAACGATTAATTCGGGCATTGAAATTTCATTCTTTGATGTGCTATTTAGTACGGCTGATTATGGTCTCGTTATTGGTGCTTATGGTGCAATGTTAGAGACTAAAGATGGCGGTAATAGCTGGGAATATATTGGTTTTAAAGTGCCGAATCCTGAAGGTTTCCATCTTAATGCATTAACAACAGATGCAGAAAATAATATTTATGTTATTGGTGAGGCCGGTCTTGGTATTGCAACATCAGATCAAGGTCAAACTTGGCGTTCATTAGATATTGATTATCTGGGGTCATTATTTGGTATCGAAGTGCAAGGAAAGACACTCTATAGTTATGGATTGCGTGGCAACATGTTTGTTTCGAAAAACCAAGGAGAAACTTGGAAACACCTTGATACAGGGGTGACAAATCATATATTTTCTGCTGATTGGCTAAATAACAAGGAACTGTTATTAGTGGGTGCTGGTGGCCTAAAACTCGTTTATGACGGACATGTCTTTAATGATATTTCAAAATCTAATCAACGTATTGATATTACATCAGTTAAAATAATTGATGGGAATGTTGTTACAACGGGTCTTCGTGGTTGGCAAAGTAGTCTGAAAAATGAATTAGTACAGGGAGGTCTAAAATAA
- a CDS encoding putative transporter translates to MEKLTIWIEKQLFGFKYVVFAFIVLLTAFLAYNASLVRPSASFEKMIPVQHEYIQNYLNYKQELASLGNSVRVVIENEKGDIFNAKFQDQMRALNDELFFISGVDRSGMKSIWTSNVTWAEVTEDGFVGGTVIPSDYDGSQRTLDRLRRNVMLSGQVGYLVGDDFKSAVFLLPLMSVNPDTGKALDYDQLSNTLEDIRSKYEVGGVKVHITGFAKVVGDLIAGAAEVVIFFITAIIITFALLYLYSRCLRSTIVTVTCALVAVIWQLGLLNLLGQGLDPYSMLVPFLVFAIAVSHGVQLISAIGQHMAAGNKAEQAARLAFRALAIPGLIALLSDGLGFITLNVIEIQVIQDLATAASVGVAVILLTNLVLLPILMSWTGVSPAGIKYLLAEQSKTPLIVTVFSRFADAKWAKSALMFGVFCLAVGLYQGQSLKIGDLDAGAPELRADSRYNLDNAYVANNYQASTDIMVLMVETPAEQCSSYHTLNAVNQLQAHVEGIPGVQSTLSVATIAKKAIVGMNEGNPKWQGLSPNQLVLNAAVGRAPAAFMNNTCSMLPLIIYLDDHKANTLETVIADITTYTAANKTEGVNFALAAGNAGIEAATNSVIEKAQYQMLMWVYGVVGLLCFLTFRSVKTLICIILPLALTSILGQALMATLGIGVKVATLPVIALGVGIGVDYGIYIYSQLSARLKMGYNLQDAYKYALSSTGKAVAFTGITLAIGVCTWVLSPIKFQADMGLMLTFMFIWNMIGALCFLPALAWLLNIGGKTQVVTQVTR, encoded by the coding sequence ATGGAAAAACTTACTATTTGGATCGAAAAACAGTTATTTGGTTTTAAATATGTGGTGTTTGCATTCATCGTATTGCTCACTGCTTTTTTAGCTTATAACGCAAGTTTAGTGAGACCGAGTGCATCATTCGAAAAGATGATCCCAGTACAGCATGAATATATTCAAAATTATTTAAATTATAAACAAGAGTTGGCCAGTTTAGGTAATAGCGTCCGTGTTGTTATTGAAAATGAAAAAGGCGATATCTTTAATGCCAAATTTCAAGACCAGATGCGCGCATTGAACGATGAATTGTTTTTTATTTCGGGTGTAGATCGTTCTGGGATGAAATCAATTTGGACCTCAAATGTAACTTGGGCAGAAGTAACTGAAGATGGTTTTGTTGGTGGTACCGTTATACCAAGCGATTATGATGGTAGCCAGCGTACGCTAGACAGATTACGTCGTAATGTGATGCTATCAGGGCAAGTTGGTTATTTGGTTGGTGATGATTTTAAATCAGCGGTATTCTTATTACCTTTAATGAGCGTCAACCCAGATACAGGCAAGGCATTAGATTACGATCAATTATCAAATACGTTAGAAGACATACGTAGTAAATATGAAGTAGGCGGCGTTAAAGTACATATAACTGGATTTGCTAAGGTTGTTGGTGATCTTATTGCTGGTGCTGCAGAAGTCGTTATCTTCTTTATCACCGCCATTATCATTACTTTCGCTTTACTATATCTTTATAGTCGTTGCTTAAGAAGCACGATAGTGACGGTTACTTGCGCACTGGTTGCGGTTATTTGGCAATTAGGATTACTTAACTTATTAGGGCAGGGCCTAGATCCTTACTCTATGTTAGTGCCATTTTTGGTATTTGCGATTGCGGTGAGCCATGGTGTTCAGTTAATTAGTGCAATCGGTCAACATATGGCTGCTGGCAATAAAGCAGAGCAAGCTGCGCGTCTTGCGTTTAGAGCACTCGCAATTCCAGGTCTGATTGCATTGCTAAGTGATGGTCTTGGTTTTATTACCTTGAATGTGATTGAAATTCAGGTTATTCAAGATTTGGCCACTGCAGCGAGTGTGGGTGTTGCGGTTATTTTGTTAACTAACTTAGTGCTGTTACCCATTTTAATGTCTTGGACAGGAGTGTCTCCTGCGGGCATTAAATATTTGCTGGCTGAACAATCAAAAACGCCTCTAATTGTCACTGTATTTAGCCGTTTTGCTGACGCTAAATGGGCTAAGTCTGCATTAATGTTCGGTGTGTTTTGTCTTGCTGTTGGTTTGTACCAAGGCCAATCATTAAAAATTGGTGATCTCGATGCTGGCGCGCCTGAGTTACGTGCAGACAGTCGCTATAATTTAGATAATGCGTATGTTGCAAACAATTATCAAGCGAGCACTGACATTATGGTGTTAATGGTCGAGACACCCGCTGAACAATGTAGTAGTTACCATACATTGAATGCAGTAAATCAATTACAAGCACATGTTGAAGGTATTCCTGGTGTGCAATCAACGCTTTCTGTGGCGACGATTGCTAAAAAGGCCATTGTGGGTATGAATGAAGGTAATCCAAAATGGCAAGGATTAAGCCCTAATCAATTAGTACTAAATGCTGCCGTAGGTCGTGCGCCTGCTGCGTTTATGAATAATACGTGTAGCATGTTACCGCTTATTATCTATCTTGATGATCATAAAGCAAATACACTCGAAACAGTGATTGCTGATATCACCACTTATACAGCAGCGAATAAAACTGAAGGTGTTAACTTTGCGCTTGCGGCTGGTAACGCGGGTATTGAAGCGGCCACAAACAGTGTGATTGAAAAAGCACAATATCAAATGTTGATGTGGGTATATGGTGTGGTTGGGTTGCTTTGTTTCCTCACATTCCGCTCAGTCAAAACACTCATATGTATTATTTTACCGTTAGCACTGACTTCTATTTTAGGGCAAGCGTTAATGGCCACTTTAGGTATTGGCGTTAAAGTTGCGACATTGCCAGTCATTGCATTAGGTGTGGGAATTGGTGTGGACTATGGTATCTATATCTATAGTCAGTTATCAGCACGTTTAAAAATGGGTTATAACTTACAAGACGCTTATAAATACGCATTATCAAGTACAGGTAAAGCGGTTGCATTTACTGGTATTACCTTAGCGATTGGTGTATGTACTTGGGTATTGTCACCCATTAAATTTCAAGCTGACATGGGCTTAATGCTTACTTTCATGTTTATCTGGAATATGATTGGTGCTTTATGTTTCCTACCTGCGCTAGCATGGTTGTTAAATATTGGCGGTAAGACTCAAGTCGTAACACAAGTCACCCGCTAG